The following proteins are co-located in the Dehalococcoides mccartyi 195 genome:
- a CDS encoding ATP phosphoribosyltransferase regulatory subunit has translation MIARCKGCSDLLPEDMLRFRYIESIFHDSCITWGYEEVRTPMLEYLSLFTSSGTLTPQMLKRVYSFLDWDGWSGERVVLRPDGTIPAARLYIDNLQEMEVARLCYTSNIFRFDETGKKSRENWQLGAEIIGVTGSEANAELITLALETLSRLGFEDVELRLSHSQLIKAVLAQLEPNADEQHKIFDQLLDGDVALMSRLEAEKPELFRTLKLLMENKGTSAAFLKNVMAMAGAAGGDLEEPLNDFIAGVDVLDKLGVSYQIDLASGKGFEYYTGVIFHLFVNGEHVGGGGRYDKLIPLLGGPDKPAAGFALYLNRLIPMIDAEDMYDMVEEKILIKYEGDNLKNAYEMANLIRECGISAELFYPGVDTAAYGWAVTVKAADSYEVTDLIEDKTTEFKNQAEVICLLSGEEDA, from the coding sequence ATGATTGCGCGTTGTAAAGGCTGCAGTGATTTATTGCCCGAAGATATGCTTCGGTTCAGGTATATAGAAAGCATTTTCCATGACAGTTGCATTACCTGGGGTTACGAAGAAGTGCGTACCCCCATGCTGGAATACCTAAGCCTGTTTACCTCAAGCGGCACACTTACCCCCCAGATGCTTAAAAGGGTATATTCCTTTTTGGACTGGGACGGCTGGAGCGGCGAAAGGGTGGTACTGCGGCCGGACGGCACTATACCGGCTGCCAGACTTTATATAGACAACCTCCAGGAAATGGAAGTTGCCCGTTTGTGCTATACCTCCAATATTTTCCGCTTTGATGAAACAGGCAAAAAATCCCGCGAAAACTGGCAGCTGGGGGCTGAAATTATCGGCGTTACCGGTTCGGAAGCTAATGCAGAGCTGATTACGCTGGCGTTGGAAACCCTGTCCAGACTGGGTTTTGAAGACGTGGAGCTAAGGCTTTCCCATTCCCAGCTTATAAAAGCGGTGCTGGCCCAGCTTGAGCCGAATGCTGATGAACAGCATAAAATATTTGATCAGCTGCTGGATGGGGACGTTGCCCTGATGAGCAGGCTTGAGGCCGAAAAGCCTGAGCTTTTCCGCACCCTGAAGCTCCTGATGGAAAACAAGGGCACTTCAGCCGCTTTCCTGAAAAATGTAATGGCCATGGCCGGGGCTGCCGGCGGTGACCTGGAAGAACCCCTAAATGATTTTATTGCCGGGGTAGACGTACTGGATAAGCTGGGTGTCAGCTACCAGATAGACCTTGCCTCCGGTAAAGGTTTTGAATACTATACCGGGGTAATTTTCCATTTGTTCGTAAACGGCGAACACGTGGGCGGCGGCGGCCGCTATGACAAGCTTATCCCCCTGCTGGGCGGTCCTGACAAACCGGCAGCCGGGTTTGCTTTGTATCTGAACCGCCTTATACCTATGATAGATGCCGAAGATATGTATGACATGGTAGAAGAAAAAATACTTATAAAATATGAAGGTGATAACCTTAAAAATGCCTACGAAATGGCTAACCTTATTCGCGAGTGCGGCATAAGCGCTGAGCTTTTTTACCCCGGTGTGGATACGGCCGCTTATGGCTGGGCGGTTACGGTTAAAGCGGCTGACAGCTATGAAGTAACAGACCTGATTGAAGACAAAACCACAGAGTTTAAAAATCAGGCCGAGGTAATATGCCTGCTAAGCGGTGAAGAAGATGCTTAG
- a CDS encoding NfeD family protein yields the protein MSWYWIVPLIIIAVLVIIFVVNQVVSAHLKQAATGKEELYGKKALVKTPLNPEGKVLYDGEIWAAHIENGSAEVGQEVVIVRLEGLKLYVKMERSE from the coding sequence ATGAGCTGGTATTGGATAGTCCCTTTAATAATTATAGCTGTACTGGTAATAATTTTTGTGGTAAATCAGGTGGTCAGCGCCCACCTAAAACAGGCTGCCACCGGCAAAGAAGAGCTGTACGGCAAAAAAGCTCTGGTAAAAACCCCGCTCAACCCCGAAGGCAAAGTGCTGTATGACGGGGAGATATGGGCGGCGCATATTGAAAACGGCTCTGCCGAAGTGGGACAGGAAGTAGTAATAGTACGTCTGGAAGGACTGAAATTGTACGTCAAAATGGAAAGGAGTGAATAA
- a CDS encoding slipin family protein: MEETLNTLITVGVVLVILLLILSMAVKVVAEYERGVIFRLGRLIGGKGPGLFFLIPFVDRMVKVDLRVVTMDVPGQEVITRDNVTVRVNAVVYFRVVDPEASVVKVVDHYRATSQISQTTLRNVLGQSELDELLSQREKLNQILQQIIDEATAPWGVKVSIVEIKEVELPEAMKRSMAAQAEAERVRRAKIIHAEGEMQASQKLAQAGKVIAKEPVSLQLRYLQTMTEIASEHSNTIIFPVPVDLISMFMDKGKGMMNPKTEKDTKE; encoded by the coding sequence ATGGAGGAAACCCTGAACACTTTAATAACGGTCGGGGTGGTTCTGGTTATACTGCTGCTGATACTCAGTATGGCCGTCAAGGTAGTTGCCGAATACGAACGGGGTGTCATATTCCGGCTGGGGCGGCTTATCGGCGGCAAAGGGCCGGGTTTATTTTTCCTTATCCCCTTTGTAGACCGTATGGTAAAGGTTGACCTGCGGGTAGTCACTATGGATGTACCCGGACAGGAAGTCATTACCCGTGATAATGTCACCGTAAGGGTTAACGCCGTGGTTTATTTCAGAGTGGTAGACCCTGAAGCCTCGGTGGTGAAAGTGGTTGACCATTACCGGGCTACTTCCCAGATTTCCCAGACTACCCTCAGGAATGTACTTGGCCAGTCAGAGCTTGACGAACTGCTCTCCCAGCGTGAAAAACTGAACCAGATACTTCAGCAGATTATAGATGAAGCCACTGCCCCGTGGGGTGTCAAGGTCAGCATTGTAGAAATAAAAGAAGTGGAACTGCCCGAAGCTATGAAACGGTCTATGGCTGCTCAGGCTGAAGCCGAGCGGGTACGCCGCGCCAAGATTATTCATGCCGAAGGTGAAATGCAGGCTTCCCAGAAACTGGCTCAGGCCGGCAAGGTTATTGCCAAAGAGCCGGTCAGCCTCCAGCTGCGTTACCTGCAAACCATGACCGAAATTGCTTCAGAACACTCTAACACTATAATTTTCCCTGTGCCGGTAGACCTTATCAGCATGTTCATGGATAAGGGTAAAGGCATGATGAACCCCAAGACTGAAAAAGACACTAAAGAATAG
- a CDS encoding biotin--[acetyl-CoA-carboxylase] ligase, with translation MDEPVISLSDIKNNLHTCLMGREIIYLPETASTQTTAMDMARKGSQEGTLVITGKQTEGHGRLKRLWVSPQGNIYMSLILRPNQNQLSRLIMAASLAVSFAIENTTGLIGELKWPNDILIDGKKVCGMLVENDIRDGQVNFSTVGLGINVNTDMQSYPELKGIATSLINHTGKPVSCEKLIVSFLHEFERLYLGLNEYGECIFEMWRKRLITLGKEVDVTSGKDTYRGIVESVVPDGSLKIRLADGNLVHIVAGDVSLRHAE, from the coding sequence ATGGATGAACCTGTTATTTCCCTAAGTGATATTAAGAATAATTTGCATACCTGTCTTATGGGCAGGGAAATAATATATCTGCCCGAAACTGCATCTACCCAGACAACCGCTATGGATATGGCACGCAAAGGTTCCCAGGAGGGTACTTTGGTAATAACCGGAAAACAAACCGAGGGGCATGGACGCCTGAAAAGACTATGGGTATCGCCCCAGGGTAATATCTATATGTCCCTGATACTGCGCCCGAATCAAAATCAGCTTTCCCGCCTGATAATGGCTGCTTCGCTGGCAGTCAGCTTTGCCATAGAGAATACCACCGGCCTGATTGGTGAGCTTAAATGGCCGAATGATATCCTGATAGACGGCAAGAAAGTGTGCGGTATGCTGGTGGAAAATGATATACGTGACGGGCAGGTAAACTTCAGTACGGTGGGGCTGGGTATAAACGTAAATACAGATATGCAGTCATACCCCGAGCTAAAGGGTATTGCCACCAGCCTGATAAACCATACCGGCAAACCTGTCAGCTGTGAAAAGCTGATAGTGAGCTTTCTGCATGAATTTGAAAGGCTGTATCTGGGCCTGAACGAATATGGCGAGTGCATTTTTGAAATGTGGAGAAAACGCTTGATTACTCTGGGTAAAGAGGTAGACGTAACAAGCGGCAAAGATACTTACCGGGGTATTGTGGAAAGCGTAGTTCCGGACGGCAGTCTGAAAATACGGCTGGCAGACGGTAATCTGGTGCATATAGTGGCGGGTGATGTAAGCCTGCGGCATGCGGAATGA
- a CDS encoding DNA polymerase ligase N-terminal domain-containing protein, giving the protein MPASPLEEYNRKRDFNKTAEPSGTKSPPSANPVFVVQKHLASHLHYDFRLEIDGVLKSWAVPKGPSASPKEKRLAVATEDHPMQYASFEGVIPAGEYGAGKVIVWDRGTFQNLKDGKTLEESYSTGHLVINLQGEKLKGGYSLLRTKMGWLMVKMEDEFARPLSDILNEQPASVISGRLVEEI; this is encoded by the coding sequence ATGCCTGCCAGCCCGCTGGAAGAATATAACCGCAAACGTGATTTTAATAAAACCGCCGAACCGTCAGGGACAAAAAGCCCGCCATCCGCTAACCCCGTGTTTGTTGTGCAAAAACATCTTGCCAGCCATTTGCATTATGATTTCAGGCTGGAAATTGACGGTGTATTAAAGTCATGGGCTGTGCCCAAAGGACCGTCTGCCAGTCCCAAAGAAAAAAGGCTGGCGGTTGCCACCGAAGACCACCCCATGCAGTATGCCTCTTTTGAAGGGGTAATACCGGCCGGGGAATATGGTGCCGGTAAAGTTATAGTCTGGGACAGGGGCACTTTTCAGAACCTGAAAGACGGCAAAACACTGGAGGAATCTTACAGCACAGGGCATCTAGTTATAAACCTTCAAGGTGAAAAACTTAAAGGCGGTTATTCGCTTTTGCGGACTAAAATGGGCTGGCTGATGGTCAAGATGGAAGACGAGTTTGCCCGCCCTTTGTCAGATATACTTAACGAACAGCCTGCTTCAGTAATAAGCGGCAGGCTGGTAGAAGAAATTTAG
- a CDS encoding ABC transporter ATP-binding protein, translating into MSVIETHGITKIYGRNVIVNDLSLSLERGQIMGLIGPNGAGKTTTIRMIMDIIKPDSGKVLILDKPMDADAQNHIGYLPEERGLYRKQKIIDSLVYLASLKGMNPSAARARALELLEKVGLSAHAEKKIEQLSHGMGQLVQLVSTIIHDPALMIIDEPFNGLDPVNVQLVKDLMMELRSQNKSLILSTHRMNEVEEMCDRVCMLNKGQQVLYGNLADIKNRYRSNTLEVDYDGEFPRLDKISDLQAKNGKAHIILNGSTTTQDVLVQLVNSGLVIHRFEVATPTLNDIFISIAGKKNV; encoded by the coding sequence ATGAGTGTAATAGAGACACATGGCATAACCAAAATATACGGCCGCAATGTTATAGTGAATGATTTATCACTTAGCCTTGAGCGGGGGCAGATTATGGGGCTGATTGGGCCGAACGGAGCGGGTAAAACTACCACCATCCGGATGATAATGGATATTATCAAACCTGACAGCGGCAAGGTACTTATACTGGATAAACCCATGGATGCTGATGCCCAAAACCATATCGGTTACCTGCCTGAGGAGCGCGGTCTTTACCGCAAGCAGAAAATAATTGATTCCCTGGTATATCTGGCCAGCCTGAAAGGTATGAATCCGTCTGCCGCCAGGGCAAGAGCGCTGGAGTTACTGGAAAAGGTAGGACTTTCGGCTCATGCCGAAAAGAAAATAGAACAGCTTTCTCATGGCATGGGACAGCTGGTTCAGCTGGTTTCCACGATTATCCATGACCCGGCTCTGATGATAATAGACGAGCCTTTTAACGGTCTGGACCCGGTAAATGTCCAGCTGGTAAAAGACCTTATGATGGAACTGCGCAGCCAGAACAAATCACTTATTCTTTCCACCCACCGCATGAATGAAGTAGAAGAAATGTGTGACCGCGTTTGCATGCTTAATAAAGGCCAGCAGGTGCTCTACGGTAATCTGGCGGATATCAAAAACCGCTACCGCAGTAATACTCTTGAGGTAGATTACGATGGCGAATTCCCTCGGCTGGATAAAATAAGCGACCTGCAAGCCAAGAACGGCAAAGCCCATATTATACTAAACGGCAGCACCACTACCCAGGATGTGCTGGTGCAGCTGGTGAACAGCGGGCTGGTTATTCACCGCTTTGAGGTGGCCACCCCCACTCTAAATGATATCTTTATCAGCATTGCAGGTAAGAAAAATGTCTAA
- a CDS encoding ABC transporter permease, whose amino-acid sequence MSKYSIVLKHEFMSTIKRKGFVITSLALPVIGLVGILVGMLIQNINAQPDTSEPLQVGYVDNTGIFSGYQDQPGVVLVPQTDSQTAVDNMLSGELDEFLIIPEDYINTGIIQRFTMQAETNPGGDITYAISNFLTSNLLDGKVDTDILGRVQNPFALISTVIDETGQPAPGQGGIPNYIVSYLFGILLLMSIFTASGYLLQGLSEEKENRIMEVLLSSVTTRELMTGKIIGLGLAGLIQVAFWLVCAWGLVKFATSTFGDILGALSIPADMIIVCLVFFILGYFLYAIMMAAIGAVTSNVRDGQQLSVIVTMSAAFPFYIMPFILDGGDNLLNQILSLFPLTSPLTIIMRMGIGIPVWEIVLAAILLALTIWFFFGLAAKLFRIFLLMYGKTPSIKEIMHLIRQT is encoded by the coding sequence ATGTCTAAATACAGTATTGTTTTAAAGCACGAGTTTATGTCAACTATCAAGCGCAAGGGGTTTGTAATAACCTCGCTGGCTTTGCCGGTGATTGGTTTGGTGGGTATTTTAGTAGGTATGCTAATCCAGAATATAAACGCACAGCCGGATACTTCCGAACCGCTTCAAGTGGGCTACGTGGACAACACAGGTATTTTCAGCGGCTATCAGGACCAGCCGGGGGTTGTACTGGTGCCCCAAACAGATTCTCAAACCGCAGTTGATAATATGCTAAGCGGGGAACTGGACGAGTTTCTTATCATACCTGAGGATTATATAAATACGGGTATCATTCAGCGTTTTACCATGCAGGCCGAGACAAACCCCGGCGGCGATATCACCTACGCTATATCCAATTTTCTAACCTCCAATCTTTTGGATGGCAAGGTTGATACTGATATCTTAGGCCGGGTGCAAAACCCGTTTGCCCTGATAAGTACCGTTATAGACGAAACCGGCCAGCCGGCACCCGGTCAGGGCGGCATTCCCAATTATATTGTTTCCTATCTATTCGGCATACTTTTGCTGATGTCCATATTTACAGCTTCGGGTTATCTGCTGCAGGGTCTTAGTGAGGAAAAGGAAAACCGTATTATGGAAGTACTCCTCTCCTCTGTTACCACCCGTGAACTTATGACCGGTAAAATAATAGGGCTGGGGCTGGCAGGTCTTATACAAGTTGCCTTCTGGCTGGTCTGTGCCTGGGGCTTGGTAAAATTTGCCACCAGCACTTTCGGTGATATTCTGGGTGCTTTGTCTATACCGGCAGATATGATTATAGTCTGTCTGGTTTTCTTTATACTGGGTTACTTCCTGTACGCAATCATGATGGCGGCCATAGGTGCTGTAACCTCTAACGTACGTGACGGGCAGCAGCTGTCAGTTATTGTCACCATGTCAGCCGCCTTTCCTTTTTACATTATGCCCTTTATCTTAGACGGCGGTGACAACCTGCTTAACCAGATACTTTCCCTGTTTCCCCTTACCTCACCCCTTACTATTATTATGCGGATGGGTATCGGCATACCTGTATGGGAAATTGTACTGGCGGCTATTCTCCTTGCGCTCACTATCTGGTTTTTTTTCGGTCTGGCCGCCAAATTATTCAGAATCTTTTTGCTCATGTATGGCAAAACCCCCAGCATAAAGGAGATAATGCATCTTATCAGGCAAACTTAG
- a CDS encoding ABC transporter permease, producing MKEILHYAWIEIIRRPARSIGNMLGYSLALAIVVVLFSVLSFSQDASTAVLNSTGTHFITYLPQCNTEACAVDLKDPLHEGFIANNTPAKVISADIVSQITALDTVKDASAFILFRFYDEATAKYTLVAGFDPLNDTAVKTNCCAAGDIIQGEFLTPTDTGLVMLEESFALAENLPVGFRLDIGGQSFQVGGIINAGIRPGKADVYMPINELRSLINTRLNTALPSDATNIILVESAGANVHYQAINQVEEIMGDRSLVSTYACSKPASTAMGIGENGIWLISGILLISVIALALKSEYSAVLERRRDIGILKAIGLNNSTIVWQITSQSVIQALIGAGAGILLGIILIDTVPFASLSGIVSQDTLGIDWTVTLSAFGLAMAGGIIAGIIPALSAASMRPAESLRGL from the coding sequence TTGAAAGAGATTTTGCATTACGCCTGGATAGAAATTATCCGCCGTCCTGCCCGCAGCATTGGCAACATGCTGGGCTACAGCTTAGCACTGGCCATTGTCGTAGTATTGTTTTCAGTGCTCAGTTTTTCCCAGGACGCCTCTACTGCGGTACTTAATTCTACCGGTACTCATTTCATAACTTATCTCCCCCAGTGCAATACTGAAGCCTGTGCTGTAGACCTGAAAGATCCGCTTCACGAAGGTTTTATAGCTAACAATACTCCGGCAAAAGTAATTTCAGCTGATATTGTCAGCCAGATAACGGCACTTGATACCGTAAAAGATGCCTCGGCTTTTATTCTGTTCCGTTTTTACGACGAAGCCACCGCTAAATACACTCTGGTAGCAGGTTTTGACCCTCTTAATGACACGGCAGTTAAAACTAACTGCTGTGCCGCCGGGGATATTATCCAGGGCGAATTCCTTACCCCAACTGATACCGGGCTGGTCATGCTTGAGGAATCCTTTGCTCTGGCTGAAAACCTTCCGGTAGGTTTCCGGCTGGATATAGGCGGACAGAGCTTTCAGGTGGGGGGAATTATAAATGCGGGCATACGCCCCGGCAAAGCTGATGTCTATATGCCTATAAACGAGCTTCGCAGTCTTATAAATACCCGCCTTAATACTGCTCTGCCATCAGATGCAACCAACATTATACTGGTGGAATCTGCCGGTGCAAATGTACATTACCAGGCTATAAATCAGGTAGAAGAAATAATGGGTGACCGTAGTCTGGTTTCCACTTATGCCTGTTCCAAACCAGCTTCAACCGCCATGGGCATAGGTGAAAATGGCATCTGGCTGATTTCAGGTATTTTACTTATAAGCGTAATTGCTCTGGCCTTGAAATCTGAATATTCGGCGGTACTGGAACGGCGGCGGGATATCGGTATCTTAAAAGCCATAGGCCTTAACAACAGCACTATTGTCTGGCAAATAACCAGTCAGTCAGTTATACAGGCACTTATCGGAGCCGGAGCAGGTATTTTGCTGGGTATTATACTTATAGACACTGTGCCGTTTGCCAGTCTCAGCGGAATTGTCAGCCAGGATACGCTGGGAATTGACTGGACGGTCACGCTGAGCGCTTTCGGTCTGGCCATGGCCGGCGGAATAATAGCCGGGATAATCCCCGCCTTAAGCGCAGCCTCAATGCGCCCGGCTGAAAGCCTGAGGGGGCTCTAG
- a CDS encoding ABC transporter ATP-binding protein produces MKKSSLEAIHLRRSFRKGVQSIPVLQDINLRVEPGEVVVIRGKSGAGKSVLLWILSGLDNPDSGKVLFDGRELNTLGNSQRSELRRSRLGIIFQNFNLIGSWNTYENVAIVLRNSALSPLEKSERIHRILADLGLSDRLQNLPAELSIGQQQRVAIARTLAAKPEIILADEPTGDVDPETGAEIIEMLLSPVKAGKAGLVVATHGNFPLAVATRVYTLSDGVLIPFEPSTASAAQS; encoded by the coding sequence ATGAAAAAGTCCAGCCTGGAAGCCATACATCTTCGCCGTTCTTTCCGGAAAGGTGTCCAATCCATACCCGTTTTACAGGATATCAATCTGAGGGTTGAGCCGGGTGAAGTGGTGGTTATCCGCGGCAAGAGCGGGGCAGGTAAGTCCGTTCTCCTCTGGATATTATCCGGTTTAGACAATCCGGATTCGGGAAAGGTGCTTTTTGACGGGCGGGAATTAAATACACTTGGCAATTCGCAGCGTTCTGAACTCCGCCGAAGCCGCCTGGGCATTATTTTCCAGAATTTCAATCTGATTGGTTCGTGGAATACATATGAAAACGTGGCAATCGTTTTGCGTAATTCCGCACTCTCGCCACTTGAAAAATCAGAGCGGATTCACCGTATTTTAGCGGATTTGGGACTATCGGACAGGCTTCAAAACCTGCCCGCCGAGCTAAGTATCGGGCAGCAGCAAAGGGTGGCTATTGCCCGGACACTGGCCGCCAAACCCGAAATAATACTGGCAGATGAGCCCACCGGTGATGTAGACCCCGAAACCGGGGCTGAAATAATAGAGATGCTGCTCTCACCGGTAAAAGCAGGCAAAGCCGGGTTGGTAGTAGCTACCCACGGCAATTTCCCTCTAGCGGTTGCTACCAGGGTATATACCCTAAGCGATGGTGTTTTAATACCGTTTGAACCTTCTACTGCCTCCGCTGCCCAATCCTGA
- the hemW gene encoding radical SAM family heme chaperone HemW translates to MTDTSLALYLHFPFCLQKCGYCSFVSYPARLDCLPDYVKCLRKEIKSRASGLYFHSLYFGGGTPSLLSPSQVADILAGIRTAAHLLPDAEITFEANPGTLALPYLPEIKSLGINRLSLGIQSFSGAELTMLGRLHNAAKARQAYKQARAAGFNNISLDLIYGLPDSSVSSFKKNLAEALALAPEHISLYGLTLEEDTPMYRQVQEGLLPEINAETAADQYQAAEDILAKAGYRHYEISNWAKPGYESRHNLTYWQNRPYLGLGAAGHSFLENWRLANTSSLDEYLNRWQNDLPPTPSENIYLDLENQLAETIILGLRLDKGITAEDIENRFGQHVMDKYFPVIQECTGLGLLEKSDGGISLTPRGRLLSNEVFWRFLP, encoded by the coding sequence ATGACAGACACCAGCCTTGCCTTATATCTCCACTTCCCTTTTTGCCTGCAAAAATGCGGATACTGCTCGTTTGTTTCTTACCCTGCAAGATTGGATTGCCTGCCTGATTATGTAAAATGCCTTAGAAAAGAAATAAAGTCCAGGGCAAGCGGGCTTTACTTTCACAGCCTGTATTTTGGCGGCGGCACACCCAGCCTCTTATCCCCTTCGCAAGTGGCAGATATTTTAGCCGGTATACGCACTGCGGCACATTTGTTGCCGGATGCGGAAATTACCTTTGAGGCAAATCCCGGTACGCTGGCCCTGCCTTATCTTCCAGAAATAAAAAGCCTGGGCATAAACCGCTTAAGTCTGGGTATCCAAAGCTTTTCGGGTGCCGAACTGACAATGCTTGGGCGGCTGCATAATGCCGCAAAAGCCCGTCAAGCATATAAACAGGCCAGAGCTGCCGGCTTTAATAATATCAGCCTTGACCTTATATATGGCCTGCCGGATTCCAGCGTTAGTTCTTTTAAAAAAAATCTGGCAGAAGCGCTGGCACTTGCTCCGGAACATATCTCACTTTACGGCCTGACTTTAGAAGAAGATACACCTATGTACCGGCAGGTGCAAGAAGGATTGCTGCCTGAAATAAATGCCGAAACTGCGGCTGACCAGTATCAAGCCGCCGAAGACATACTGGCGAAAGCCGGATACCGCCATTATGAGATATCTAACTGGGCTAAACCGGGATACGAAAGCCGCCATAACCTTACCTACTGGCAAAACAGGCCGTATCTGGGTCTGGGAGCGGCCGGGCACTCCTTTCTTGAGAATTGGCGGCTGGCAAATACCTCCAGCCTGGATGAATATTTAAACAGATGGCAAAATGACCTCCCGCCGACGCCATCTGAAAATATATATCTAGATTTGGAAAATCAACTGGCTGAAACCATCATACTGGGTCTTCGGCTGGATAAGGGTATAACTGCCGAAGATATTGAAAACCGCTTCGGGCAACATGTGATGGACAAATATTTTCCGGTTATACAGGAATGCACGGGCCTGGGCCTTTTAGAAAAATCTGATGGCGGTATCAGCCTGACTCCCAGAGGACGCTTGCTTTCAAACGAGGTTTTCTGGCGTTTCTTGCCTTAA